The Pontibacter pudoricolor genome contains a region encoding:
- a CDS encoding AraC family transcriptional regulator, which yields MKFQTPDSLPTQDLLSKGHIAVMPLEEFVSDLSNVPHRHDAYQLILVQETKGGDNLIDFRRYEMVEGRIFLIGPGQAHQRQSRQERGVLVFFSEAFLQTTGITAHEALVLFGAVYQHPYLDLKPEHQEIFLQVTALISTELRQPVPSQAILSRYLFILLNYLLRECHVQIAQLSPARHSERLFRLSSLIEEHYKQHKPVSFYAEALGITPKHLNSLCRQYLHTTVADMQNARLLLESKRLLYFSSLSVKEIAYQLGFEDNSYFVRFFRRLTGTTPLQFRAGGSKSTIAEA from the coding sequence ATGAAATTTCAGACACCGGATTCTTTGCCTACACAGGACCTGCTCTCCAAAGGCCACATTGCTGTGATGCCACTGGAAGAGTTTGTGAGCGATTTGTCCAATGTTCCGCATCGCCACGATGCCTATCAGTTGATACTTGTGCAGGAGACCAAAGGTGGCGACAACCTGATCGACTTCCGGCGTTATGAAATGGTGGAAGGCAGGATTTTTCTGATCGGGCCGGGACAGGCGCATCAGCGGCAATCGCGGCAGGAGCGGGGCGTGCTGGTTTTCTTTTCCGAAGCTTTTTTGCAAACCACCGGCATTACGGCCCACGAAGCGCTGGTGCTTTTCGGGGCTGTTTACCAACATCCGTACCTCGACCTGAAACCGGAGCATCAGGAGATATTTCTGCAGGTCACGGCACTTATTTCAACAGAACTACGTCAGCCGGTTCCCAGCCAGGCAATCCTATCGCGTTACCTGTTTATTCTGCTCAATTACCTGCTTCGCGAGTGCCATGTACAGATCGCGCAATTATCGCCTGCCCGCCACAGCGAACGACTGTTCAGGCTCAGCAGCCTGATAGAGGAGCATTACAAGCAGCACAAACCCGTCTCTTTTTACGCCGAAGCCCTCGGCATAACGCCTAAACACCTGAACAGCCTGTGCCGCCAGTACCTGCACACTACTGTGGCTGATATGCAGAATGCCCGTTTGCTGCTCGAAAGTAAGCGCCTGTTGTACTTCAGCAGCCTGTCTGTAAAAGAGATTGCCTACCAGTTGGGGTTTGAAGATAACTCCTATTTTGTGCGGTTCTTCCGGCGCCTGACAGGCACTACGCCACTCCAGTTTCGGGCGGGTGGTTCCAAAAGTACCATAGCTGAAGCTTAA
- a CDS encoding DEAD/DEAH box helicase → MATTFQDLKLLPVLLTNLQELNYTSPTPVQAAAIPLLLNGQDVAAQAETGSGKTAAFGLPLIQQVNPEQQQIQALILVPTRELALQVRQELKQYAKNIPNLKISAFYGGHSFSQERASLAHPPQIAVATPGRLTDHLFRKTLDLSTVKQLVLDEADKLLEMGFEEEIDQIMEAIPAKRQAILFSATMPQDVQDLIKESLKNPQFIKASANAIPDQLKLIGVKVEQPQKQDVVVNLLKTIVAGGTVVFCNTRAAADELAHALKAEGIAARPLHGGMEQPDRDKMMTLFRNGTTQVLVATDLAARGLDIALLETIVHYELPDDLAAYQHRSGRTGRAGKKGTVYTLATPRDERKLRDWDMVRMDNWLKADELLKKASTPATVQTSAFATITINAGRKDKISPRDIVGAIIAETGLTYAEIGKIEVQDRSSFVAVPSSEAQTIAEKLNNGKIKGRKFRVHLVK, encoded by the coding sequence ATGGCTACCACATTTCAGGACCTCAAGCTCCTCCCCGTTCTTTTAACTAATCTGCAGGAACTTAACTATACATCGCCAACGCCTGTGCAGGCAGCAGCTATTCCGTTGCTTTTAAATGGCCAGGATGTGGCAGCACAGGCCGAAACCGGAAGTGGAAAAACGGCAGCCTTTGGTTTACCCCTAATTCAGCAGGTAAACCCGGAGCAACAACAGATACAAGCCCTGATACTGGTACCAACACGCGAGCTTGCCCTGCAGGTACGCCAGGAGTTAAAGCAATACGCTAAAAATATCCCCAATTTAAAGATCAGTGCTTTTTACGGCGGACATTCTTTTTCGCAGGAACGCGCTTCACTGGCGCATCCGCCACAAATTGCAGTAGCTACTCCGGGCCGTTTAACAGACCATTTATTCCGGAAAACACTGGACCTGAGCACAGTAAAACAACTGGTGCTGGACGAAGCCGACAAACTCCTCGAAATGGGTTTTGAAGAAGAGATAGACCAGATAATGGAAGCAATTCCGGCAAAACGACAGGCCATACTATTTTCGGCAACTATGCCACAGGATGTTCAGGACCTGATTAAAGAGTCGCTTAAAAACCCGCAGTTTATAAAAGCTTCAGCTAATGCCATTCCGGACCAGCTGAAACTGATCGGTGTAAAAGTAGAGCAACCGCAGAAACAGGATGTTGTCGTAAACCTTTTGAAAACTATAGTTGCAGGTGGTACGGTAGTATTCTGCAACACCCGCGCCGCTGCCGATGAGCTGGCCCATGCCCTTAAGGCGGAGGGCATAGCAGCACGACCGCTACATGGCGGCATGGAGCAGCCCGACCGCGATAAAATGATGACGCTTTTCCGCAATGGCACCACGCAGGTTTTGGTAGCTACCGACCTTGCTGCCCGCGGACTCGACATTGCTTTGCTGGAAACTATAGTTCACTACGAGCTTCCGGATGACCTGGCCGCTTACCAGCATCGAAGTGGCAGAACCGGGCGCGCCGGTAAAAAAGGAACTGTTTATACGTTGGCCACCCCGCGCGACGAACGCAAACTCCGCGACTGGGACATGGTACGGATGGATAACTGGTTGAAGGCTGACGAACTTCTGAAAAAAGCAAGCACTCCTGCTACAGTACAAACTTCAGCTTTCGCAACTATAACTATAAATGCCGGCCGAAAAGACAAGATCAGCCCGCGCGATATAGTTGGCGCCATTATAGCCGAAACCGGTTTAACTTATGCGGAGATCGGGAAAATAGAGGTGCAGGACCGCAGCAGCTTTGTGGCCGTACCCAGCTCCGAAGCTCAAACTATAGCCGAAAAACTGAACAACGGTAAAATTAAAGGACGCAAATTCCGGGTGCATCTGGTAAAGTAA
- the rmuC gene encoding DNA recombination protein RmuC yields the protein MEIVVGIAAFLGGLIVAYLVLKGRVGALQQTINQSAVAQGVLEGQAKIKAEEAEQLKAQLRETQTEILDLTNALTKAETDYDYLEKRLQEQNKELEQLREKFLQQFQSISNQVLMNNAEHFKKASAENLEQILSPLKERIKEFEAKVDATYEKSLKESISLKEQITQLASLNQQMSQDALNLTKALKGESKTQGNWGEYLLESLLEKSGLRKGVHYEREEVRQNDESKVYRPDVIIRLPDNKHLVIDSKLSLVAYEAYCSCEDDTQLEVYLRSHISSIRTHFRDLSGKNYHRLSGINSPDFVMMYIPIEPAFNLALQHDHDLFTDAFDKNIVLVTTSTLLATLRTVAGVWRQEDQKRNVIRIAEESGRLYDKFVGFVEDLRLIGKHMESSQSAYNAAMNKLTEGKGNLIRKVEQLKELGAKTSKTIDEGLLLEAQVTEET from the coding sequence ATGGAGATAGTAGTAGGTATAGCCGCATTTTTAGGAGGACTTATAGTTGCCTACCTGGTGCTGAAAGGCAGGGTTGGTGCTTTGCAGCAAACTATAAACCAGTCGGCTGTGGCACAGGGAGTGCTCGAAGGACAGGCAAAGATCAAGGCGGAAGAAGCGGAGCAGCTGAAAGCACAGCTACGCGAAACGCAAACCGAAATACTGGACCTGACCAACGCCCTCACCAAAGCCGAAACCGACTACGATTACCTGGAAAAACGCCTGCAGGAGCAGAACAAAGAGCTGGAACAACTGCGCGAAAAATTCCTGCAGCAATTCCAGAGCATCTCCAACCAGGTGCTCATGAACAACGCCGAGCATTTCAAAAAAGCCTCTGCCGAAAACCTGGAACAGATCCTGTCGCCGCTGAAAGAGCGCATCAAAGAGTTTGAAGCAAAGGTGGATGCGACCTACGAAAAATCGCTCAAAGAAAGCATCTCCTTAAAAGAACAGATCACGCAGCTGGCGTCGCTGAATCAGCAGATGAGCCAGGATGCGCTGAACCTGACCAAAGCCCTGAAAGGAGAAAGCAAAACGCAGGGTAACTGGGGCGAATATCTGCTCGAAAGCTTACTGGAGAAATCCGGTTTGCGTAAAGGCGTGCACTACGAGCGCGAAGAGGTACGCCAGAACGACGAAAGCAAAGTCTACCGCCCGGACGTTATCATTCGCCTGCCCGACAATAAACACCTGGTCATCGACTCCAAACTATCGCTGGTAGCTTACGAAGCTTATTGCAGCTGCGAAGACGACACGCAACTGGAAGTGTACCTGCGAAGTCACATCAGTTCTATCCGCACACACTTCCGTGATCTGAGCGGAAAGAATTACCACCGCTTGAGTGGCATTAACTCCCCGGACTTTGTGATGATGTACATCCCGATAGAGCCGGCATTTAACCTGGCGCTGCAGCACGACCACGACCTGTTTACTGATGCCTTTGACAAGAATATTGTGCTGGTAACTACCTCTACCCTACTGGCAACGCTGCGCACAGTAGCCGGTGTTTGGCGCCAGGAAGACCAGAAGCGCAACGTGATCAGAATTGCAGAAGAAAGCGGCCGACTGTATGATAAATTTGTCGGTTTTGTAGAAGACCTCCGATTGATAGGAAAACACATGGAAAGCAGCCAGAGCGCTTACAATGCAGCCATGAACAAACTAACCGAAGGCAAAGGCAACCTGATCCGTAAGGTGGAGCAGTTAAAAGAACTGGGGGCTAAAACCAGCAAAACTATCGACGAGGGATTATTACTGGAAGCGCAGGTAACGGAAGAAACATAA
- a CDS encoding PEGA domain-containing protein yields MIKNFTRVALIALTLTSMGCATIINGSKQTVDFTSQPTGAKVTINGKEYGTTPTSVSLKRNATMPGVPISQKHYDVKIEMEGYFPYEIKVKREFNGWFLGNLLIGGIVGIIIDAATGSMYKLTPDQVIAQLGRQTASTTKQKTDDIFIAITLNVDPSWEKIGQLEKK; encoded by the coding sequence ATGATCAAAAATTTTACCCGCGTAGCATTAATTGCTTTAACCCTAACATCAATGGGATGTGCCACTATAATAAATGGCTCAAAACAAACCGTAGACTTTACAAGCCAGCCAACCGGTGCGAAAGTAACCATCAACGGTAAAGAATATGGAACTACGCCAACGTCCGTATCACTTAAAAGAAACGCCACCATGCCTGGTGTACCAATCAGTCAGAAACATTACGATGTTAAAATCGAAATGGAAGGTTACTTTCCTTATGAAATTAAAGTAAAGCGTGAGTTTAACGGCTGGTTCCTTGGCAATCTGCTAATCGGTGGAATAGTAGGTATTATTATAGATGCTGCAACCGGCAGCATGTACAAACTGACTCCTGACCAGGTTATTGCGCAGTTAGGGCGCCAGACAGCAAGCACAACCAAACAAAAAACGGATGATATTTTTATAGCTATAACTTTAAATGTAGATCCGAGTTGGGAAAAGATAGGTCAGCTGGAAAAAAAATAA
- a CDS encoding nuclear transport factor 2 family protein, with product MKKLFPALFLLLGITLACEQKTTATDESAETIVTSGTAPADTIEPEAVKVMQAMFDAFNRHDLDAMQALYADSAVFMSPEMPEPVIGAHHVKAIYGPLFEMAPNVKDEVLHYIHNGDEIAVEFVSTGTVENISPDDPTGMKGKTFELKIFARLKIKDGKIIEDISYFDQLAFLQQVGLAE from the coding sequence ATGAAAAAACTATTTCCTGCCCTGTTCCTACTACTTGGTATAACTTTAGCCTGTGAGCAAAAAACAACAGCTACCGATGAATCAGCTGAAACTATAGTTACCTCAGGAACAGCTCCTGCAGACACTATAGAGCCCGAAGCAGTAAAAGTAATGCAGGCCATGTTTGATGCTTTTAACCGCCACGACCTGGATGCCATGCAGGCCCTTTACGCTGACAGCGCCGTATTTATGTCGCCGGAGATGCCAGAACCAGTCATTGGAGCGCATCATGTAAAAGCCATTTACGGGCCGCTATTTGAGATGGCACCAAACGTGAAAGACGAGGTGTTGCATTACATCCATAACGGCGATGAAATAGCTGTGGAGTTTGTTTCAACCGGGACAGTAGAAAACATCAGCCCCGATGACCCGACCGGCATGAAAGGTAAAACCTTTGAGCTTAAAATATTCGCCCGCCTGAAAATTAAAGACGGCAAGATCATAGAAGATATCTCTTACTTCGATCAGCTTGCTTTTTTACAGCAGGTTGGCCTGGCAGAATAG
- a CDS encoding M2 family metallopeptidase, which yields MKKIILTGLTAAILFSCSSQKSETAENTSTTEATSVQQQAQAFLDDYTKTFQGLYTKSAEAEWASNTKIVEGDSTNAVATRRANEALAAFTGSVENIEQARKYLEQKDQLTPIQVKQFEAILYAGANNPQTVPDVVKARIKAETEQTEKLYGFDYRLSGKSVTTNDIDNILKTENDVKKRLAAWNASKEVGPGLKPGLLKLRDLRNKTVQSLGYDDYFTYQASDYGMTREEMMDMMAQINKDLLPLYRELHTYARYELAKEYGVKQVPDYLPAHWLPNRWGQDWSPMVEVKGIDLDGALKSKGDKWMVEQAERFYVSLGFDKLPESFYTKSSLYPLPPNAGYKKNNHASAWHMDLDKDVRCLMSVEPNAEWYETTHHELGHIYYYISYTNPDVPVLLRSGANRAYHEAIGSLMGLAAMQKPFLAELQLIDKNTQTDEVQTLLKEALSYVTFIPFAAGVMSEWEHDFYAKNLPADQLNKRWWELAKKYQGMVPPTERGENYLDPATKTHINDDAAQYYDYALSYVILFQLHDHIAKNILKQDPHATNYYGNKEVGKFLYDIMYPGASVDWRQMLKDKTGEELSAKAMVAYFQPLIEYLKQQNKGRKYTI from the coding sequence ATGAAAAAAATTATTCTCACCGGCTTGACGGCAGCTATACTATTTTCCTGTTCCAGCCAGAAATCAGAAACAGCAGAAAACACCTCTACCACCGAGGCAACCTCTGTTCAACAACAGGCACAGGCTTTCCTGGATGATTACACAAAAACCTTTCAAGGCCTGTATACTAAATCGGCAGAGGCAGAATGGGCATCTAATACAAAGATTGTGGAAGGCGACTCTACCAATGCCGTAGCCACGCGCCGGGCAAACGAGGCATTGGCCGCTTTTACCGGTAGCGTAGAGAACATTGAGCAGGCCCGTAAGTACCTGGAGCAGAAAGACCAGCTCACCCCGATACAGGTAAAGCAATTTGAAGCCATACTATATGCCGGCGCCAACAACCCGCAAACAGTACCGGATGTGGTAAAAGCGCGAATTAAAGCAGAAACCGAACAGACGGAGAAACTATACGGTTTCGATTACCGCCTTTCAGGTAAATCAGTTACCACCAACGACATCGACAATATACTGAAAACGGAGAACGATGTAAAGAAACGCCTGGCGGCCTGGAATGCAAGTAAGGAAGTAGGTCCCGGTCTTAAGCCCGGATTGCTGAAGCTGCGCGACCTGCGCAACAAAACGGTACAAAGCCTGGGCTACGACGATTACTTTACCTACCAGGCTTCGGACTATGGCATGACACGTGAGGAGATGATGGACATGATGGCGCAGATAAACAAAGACCTGTTGCCACTGTACCGTGAACTACACACCTATGCCCGCTACGAGCTGGCAAAAGAATATGGTGTAAAACAAGTGCCTGATTACCTGCCGGCACACTGGTTGCCAAACCGCTGGGGCCAGGACTGGAGCCCAATGGTAGAAGTAAAAGGAATTGACCTGGATGGTGCCCTGAAATCAAAAGGTGACAAATGGATGGTAGAGCAGGCTGAGCGTTTCTATGTGAGCCTGGGCTTTGATAAACTACCGGAATCTTTCTACACCAAATCTAGCCTGTACCCTTTGCCACCAAATGCAGGTTATAAAAAGAACAACCACGCATCGGCATGGCATATGGATCTGGATAAAGATGTACGTTGCCTGATGAGCGTGGAGCCAAATGCAGAATGGTATGAAACGACGCACCACGAACTGGGCCACATTTACTACTACATCAGCTACACTAACCCCGATGTACCGGTGCTGCTCCGCAGTGGTGCCAACCGTGCTTACCACGAAGCGATCGGCAGCTTAATGGGACTGGCCGCGATGCAGAAGCCTTTCCTGGCAGAGTTACAGCTGATAGATAAGAATACACAGACCGACGAAGTACAGACCCTGCTGAAAGAAGCACTGAGCTATGTAACTTTTATTCCGTTTGCAGCTGGAGTGATGAGCGAGTGGGAACACGATTTCTATGCTAAAAACCTGCCTGCCGACCAGCTGAACAAGCGCTGGTGGGAACTGGCTAAAAAATACCAGGGCATGGTGCCGCCAACTGAGCGCGGTGAGAATTACCTCGATCCTGCTACTAAAACGCATATCAACGATGATGCCGCGCAGTACTATGACTATGCACTTTCTTACGTTATCCTGTTCCAGCTGCACGATCATATTGCCAAAAATATACTGAAGCAGGACCCGCATGCCACCAACTACTATGGCAACAAAGAGGTAGGCAAGTTCCTGTACGATATCATGTACCCGGGCGCTTCAGTTGACTGGAGACAGATGCTGAAGGATAAAACCGGCGAAGAGTTAAGTGCCAAGGCGATGGTAGCTTATTTTCAGCCGCTCATAGAATACCTGAAGCAGCAGAACAAAGGCCGCAAGTATACTATCTAA
- a CDS encoding pyridoxal phosphate-dependent aminotransferase, with the protein MILKSDRLNNVSYDLRGPVYEKAKELEQQGHYITKLNIGNPAPFGFDAPPAMVQYIIDNMHLAQGYSDHKGLLSSREAVKRYYEKKGIANIHVDDIFLGNGLSELIMQSVQTLLNDGDEVLVPSPDYPLWTASVRFAGGKAVHYLCDEESEWFPDVADIKSKINSRTKAIVIINPNNPTGAVYSKELLQQLVQVAEEHNLVIFSDEIYDKILYDGTEFTSTATLSDKVVFVTLSGLSKNYLAAGYRAGWIMVSGAKHKATSYLEGLNLLASLRVCSNVPAQFALQVALEGPTTVDSMVLPTGRLGQQRAICYEKLSAIPGISCVKPKGAFYLFPKIDVKKFNIQSDMQFVLDFLEAQQVLLVHGSGFNWQKPDHFRVVYLPGAEELSQTMDKLALFLSTYQQGSKQQRPLEMAL; encoded by the coding sequence ATGATACTTAAAAGCGATCGTCTGAATAATGTCTCTTACGACTTGCGTGGGCCGGTATACGAAAAAGCGAAGGAACTGGAACAGCAGGGACACTACATTACAAAACTGAACATCGGTAATCCGGCACCTTTTGGGTTTGACGCACCGCCGGCCATGGTACAGTACATTATTGATAACATGCACCTTGCACAGGGCTATTCCGATCATAAAGGATTATTAAGCTCCCGCGAAGCCGTAAAACGCTACTACGAGAAGAAAGGCATTGCTAACATTCATGTAGATGATATTTTCCTGGGCAATGGCCTGAGCGAGCTTATTATGCAGTCGGTGCAGACGCTCCTGAATGACGGAGACGAAGTGCTGGTGCCTTCGCCGGATTATCCGCTGTGGACAGCTTCCGTGCGTTTTGCTGGTGGCAAGGCAGTGCATTACCTCTGCGACGAAGAATCGGAGTGGTTCCCGGATGTAGCTGACATCAAAAGCAAGATCAACAGCCGCACCAAGGCCATCGTCATCATCAACCCAAATAACCCTACCGGTGCTGTTTATTCTAAAGAGTTACTGCAGCAACTGGTACAGGTGGCCGAAGAGCATAACCTGGTTATTTTCTCGGACGAGATCTACGATAAGATCCTGTATGATGGTACAGAGTTCACTTCTACAGCAACACTTTCTGATAAGGTAGTATTTGTAACGCTTAGCGGCCTTTCTAAAAACTACCTGGCAGCAGGCTACAGAGCAGGCTGGATAATGGTGAGCGGCGCCAAGCATAAAGCTACCAGTTACCTCGAGGGGCTGAACCTTTTGGCGAGCCTGCGCGTGTGCAGCAACGTGCCGGCACAGTTTGCACTTCAGGTTGCCCTGGAAGGACCTACCACGGTTGACAGCATGGTATTGCCGACGGGCAGGTTAGGCCAGCAACGTGCTATCTGCTACGAGAAATTATCAGCTATACCAGGAATTTCCTGCGTTAAGCCAAAAGGTGCCTTCTATCTTTTCCCGAAGATCGATGTAAAGAAATTCAACATCCAGAGCGATATGCAGTTCGTGCTTGACTTTCTGGAGGCACAGCAGGTGTTATTGGTGCATGGCAGCGGCTTTAACTGGCAAAAACCGGATCACTTCAGGGTAGTATATTTACCGGGAGCAGAGGAGTTGAGCCAGACGATGGATAAACTGGCCCTGTTTCTGAGCACGTATCAGCAGGGAAGTAAGCAGCAAAGACCACTGGAAATGGCACTTTAG
- a CDS encoding pirin family protein: MIKQISAAERHEALTGDWLRSNYLFSFADYYDPANVQFGPLRVFNEDYVSPDSGFPTHPHSEMEIVTIVLDGEITHTDSLGNDLIIHAGEVQRMTSGTGITHSEANKSKADVHLLQLWFLPNKRGIAPSYEHMKIDFLDTKDELVPLVTGQKVMEDVVFINSNSTIFYGNFGQGKDLNFQTFKIRKSLIYVLEGSIIVNGIELDKNDQVRLEEQEVITFHATSKASFILVDVPAVEANY, from the coding sequence ATGATAAAACAGATAAGCGCTGCAGAGCGGCACGAAGCATTAACAGGAGACTGGCTCCGCTCAAATTACCTTTTCTCATTCGCAGATTACTATGACCCCGCTAATGTGCAGTTTGGTCCGCTACGGGTTTTTAATGAAGACTATGTTAGTCCTGATTCTGGTTTCCCGACGCATCCACATTCTGAAATGGAAATAGTAACTATAGTGCTGGATGGGGAAATTACACACACTGACAGTTTGGGTAACGACCTGATTATACATGCCGGTGAAGTGCAGCGAATGACATCCGGGACAGGAATCACACATTCTGAAGCTAATAAATCAAAGGCGGATGTGCATTTGTTGCAACTATGGTTTCTGCCGAATAAACGGGGTATTGCGCCTTCTTACGAACACATGAAGATTGATTTCCTGGATACAAAGGATGAACTTGTTCCTTTAGTAACCGGCCAGAAAGTTATGGAGGATGTGGTTTTCATTAATTCTAATTCCACGATCTTTTATGGTAACTTCGGTCAGGGCAAAGATCTGAATTTTCAAACCTTTAAGATCCGGAAAAGCCTGATCTATGTGCTGGAAGGTAGTATTATTGTGAACGGTATTGAGTTAGATAAAAACGACCAGGTCAGGCTGGAAGAACAGGAAGTGATCACTTTTCATGCCACTTCAAAAGCATCGTTCATACTTGTAGATGTTCCGGCAGTGGAAGCCAATTATTAA
- a CDS encoding XRE family transcriptional regulator, with protein MVTSNLRFLRKKAGYTQAQLAEKLDIKRSLVGAYEEGRAEPKLSTLVNIAHLFSISLDELITLDLSNNAGKSGVQKSGEAKLRVLAITVDGNDKENIELVPLKASAGYLNGYADPEFIEELPRFRLPMLGNSGTFRAFEISGDSMLPITSGTVIVGRFVEDWKTIKDGTPCIIVSQKEGVVFKRIYNKLQDTAVLRLHSDNPVYSPYELHVEDILEIWEAKSYISSTFPIADLSLDKLSSIVLDLQKEMQKLKKVD; from the coding sequence ATGGTAACATCAAACTTAAGATTTCTTCGTAAGAAGGCGGGTTATACACAGGCCCAGCTTGCTGAAAAGCTTGATATTAAGCGTTCATTAGTGGGTGCTTATGAAGAAGGAAGGGCAGAACCAAAATTAAGCACACTTGTAAATATTGCTCACCTGTTTTCAATTTCACTTGATGAGTTGATAACACTCGACCTGTCGAATAATGCAGGTAAAAGCGGTGTTCAAAAATCCGGGGAAGCTAAACTGCGTGTGCTTGCCATTACTGTTGATGGCAATGATAAAGAAAATATAGAGCTGGTGCCGCTAAAGGCTAGTGCCGGATACCTGAATGGCTACGCCGATCCTGAATTTATTGAAGAGCTTCCTCGTTTCAGGCTTCCTATGCTTGGCAATAGCGGTACGTTCCGTGCATTTGAGATAAGCGGTGATTCTATGCTGCCAATTACATCTGGTACAGTTATAGTTGGTCGCTTTGTTGAGGATTGGAAAACTATAAAAGATGGTACGCCTTGTATCATTGTTAGCCAGAAAGAAGGTGTTGTTTTCAAACGTATCTATAACAAACTTCAGGATACGGCTGTATTACGCCTGCACTCCGACAATCCTGTTTATTCACCTTACGAACTGCATGTAGAAGACATACTGGAGATATGGGAGGCTAAATCTTACATTAGCTCTACATTCCCGATCGCTGATCTGTCACTCGATAAACTTTCTTCCATCGTGCTTGATCTGCAGAAAGAAATGCAGAAACTAAAGAAGGTAGACTAA
- a CDS encoding S8 family serine peptidase, with protein MNQTFKKALSMAILMSAVALTSCQKDELMEEQFVQNSSTFSAVHGQPIEGQYIVVMKTAGNGLSTTRSNDLSTSERQTFRTTRQRILDNLRIEASAVKERFDGTVNGFAAQLTDEQLAQVKSNPEVAYVEQDRVISLGKPAWITAAKAKKPTDITGSNKGGKKKITTPEPTPTEPAPTEPAPTEPAPTEPAPTEPAPTPAPEPTPEVTEPAPSTGTYKTIVPAAGELVPWNIARVGYGDGTGKTAWVIDSGIDTDHPDLKIDLSRSASFIYGNASVEDGYGHGTIVAGIIAAQNNGSGMIGVASGATVVALRVFDDAGQGTMSRAISAVNHVINVASPGDVVNMSLGGGISSTLDNAVKTAAAKGIMFAIAAGNSAVDCISNSPARVDAVNVYTVSAMDRYDRFGSFSNYGAPIDFTAPGVSVTSTANNGGMTFTASGTSFSAPHVAGILLLQGKVNTNGIVAGDKDSTPDAIAVL; from the coding sequence ATGAATCAAACGTTTAAGAAAGCCTTATCTATGGCGATTCTGATGTCGGCTGTTGCTCTAACAAGCTGCCAGAAAGACGAACTGATGGAAGAACAGTTCGTACAAAACAGTTCAACGTTTAGCGCTGTACATGGCCAGCCAATTGAGGGCCAGTATATTGTGGTTATGAAGACTGCCGGTAACGGGCTAAGTACTACACGCTCAAATGATTTATCTACAAGCGAACGCCAGACATTCAGAACTACACGTCAGCGCATACTGGACAACCTTAGGATTGAGGCTTCAGCTGTTAAAGAAAGGTTTGATGGTACTGTAAATGGGTTTGCGGCTCAATTAACGGATGAGCAGTTAGCACAGGTTAAAAGCAACCCTGAAGTAGCATATGTTGAACAGGATAGAGTTATTTCGCTTGGTAAGCCAGCCTGGATAACAGCTGCCAAAGCAAAGAAACCAACAGATATAACAGGTAGTAATAAAGGTGGAAAGAAGAAAATCACTACTCCCGAACCTACTCCTACTGAGCCTGCACCTACTGAACCTGCCCCTACCGAGCCTGCTCCCACTGAACCGGCACCAACAGAGCCGGCCCCAACTCCTGCTCCCGAGCCAACTCCGGAAGTTACCGAACCCGCTCCTAGCACCGGCACTTACAAAACTATAGTTCCTGCTGCAGGCGAACTTGTTCCATGGAATATTGCGCGTGTAGGTTATGGCGATGGCACTGGCAAAACTGCCTGGGTTATTGACTCTGGTATTGATACAGATCACCCTGATCTTAAGATAGACCTAAGCAGAAGTGCATCATTTATTTATGGTAATGCTTCAGTTGAGGACGGATATGGACACGGAACTATAGTTGCCGGCATTATTGCTGCACAAAACAATGGTTCCGGTATGATCGGTGTTGCTTCCGGCGCTACTGTAGTTGCGTTACGCGTATTCGACGATGCCGGTCAGGGAACTATGTCTCGCGCAATCTCTGCTGTAAACCATGTGATAAATGTTGCTTCTCCGGGTGATGTAGTGAATATGAGCCTTGGCGGCGGAATTTCTTCAACGCTTGACAATGCAGTTAAGACTGCTGCTGCAAAAGGAATCATGTTTGCTATCGCGGCCGGTAACAGCGCTGTAGATTGCATCAGCAACTCACCAGCCCGGGTAGATGCAGTTAACGTGTACACCGTTTCAGCGATGGACCGCTACGACCGCTTCGGTTCGTTCTCTAACTATGGTGCTCCAATAGATTTCACAGCTCCAGGTGTGAGTGTTACCAGTACTGCTAACAATGGCGGAATGACATTTACGGCTTCAGGTACTTCGTTCTCAGCGCCACACGTAGCAGGTATTCTCTTACTGCAAGGCAAAGTAAACACAAACGGTATTGTAGCCGGAGACAAAGATTCAACTCCGGATGCAATTGCAGTTTTATAA